A single genomic interval of Equus quagga isolate Etosha38 chromosome 19, UCLA_HA_Equagga_1.0, whole genome shotgun sequence harbors:
- the SOX10 gene encoding transcription factor SOX-10 produces the protein MAEEQDLSEVELSPVGSEEPRCLSPGNAPSLGPDGGGGGGSGLRASPGPGELGKVKKEQQDGEADDDKFPVCIREAVSQVLSGYDWTLVPMPVRVNGASKSKPHVKRPMNAFMVWAQAARRKLADQYPHLHNAELSKTLGKLWRLLNESDKRPFIEEAERLRMQHKKDHPDYKYQPRRRKNGKAAQGEAECPGGEAEQGGAAAIQAHYKSAHLDHRHPGEGSPMSDGNPEHPSGQSHGPPTPPTTPKTELQSGKADPKRDGRSMGEGGKPHIDFGNVDIGEISHEVMSNMETFDVAELDQYLPPNGHPGHVGSYSAAGYGLGSALAVASGHSAWISKPPGVALPTVSPPGVDAKAQVKTETAGPQGPPHYTDQPSTSQIAYTSLSLPHYGSAFPSISRPQFDYSDHQPSGPYYGHSGQASGLYSAFSYMGPSQRPLYTAISDPSPSGPQSHSPTHWEQPVYTTLSRP, from the exons ATGGCGGAGGAGCAGGACCTCTCCGAGGTGGAGCTGAGCCCCGTGGGCTCCGAGGAGCCCCGCTGCCTGTCCCCGGGGAACGCGCCTTCGCTGGGGCCCgacggcgggggcggcggcggatCGGGCCTGCGAGCCAGCCCTGGGCCCGGAGAGCTGGGCAAGGTCAAGAAGGAACAGCAGGACGGCGAGGCGGACGATGACAAGTTCCCCGTGTGCATCCGCGAGGCCGTCAGCCAGGTGCTGAGCGGCTACGACTGGACGCTGGTGCCCATGCCGGTGCGCGTCAACGGCGCCAGCAAGAGCAAGCCGCACGTCAAGCGGCCCATGAACGCCTTCATGGTGTGGGCGCAGGCGGCGCGCAGGAAGCTGGCCGACCAGTACCCGCACCTGCACAACGCCGAGCTCAGCAAGACGCTGGGCAAGCTCTGGAG gctgctgaacgAGAGTGACAAGCGTCCCTTCATTGAGGAGGCTGAGCGGCTCCGGATGCAGCACAAGAAGGACCACCCGGACTACAAGTACCAACCACGGAGGCGGAAGAATGGGAAGGCGGCCCAGGGGGAGGCGGAGTGCCCGGGCGGGGAGGCCGAGCAGGGCGGCGCTGCCGCCATCCAGGCCCACTACAAGAGTGCCCACCTGGACCACCGGCACCCGGGAGAGGGCTCCCCAATGTCAGACGGGAACCCCGAGCACCCCTCAG GTCAGAGCCATGGCCCACCCACTCCTCCAACCACCCCAAAGACAGAGCTGCAGTCGGGCAAGGCAGACCCCAAGCGGGATGGGCGCTCCATGGGGGAGGGCGGGAAGCCTCACATCGACTTCGGCAACGTGGACATCGGTGAGATCAGCCACGAGGTAATGTCCAACATGGAGACCTTTGATGTGGCTGAGTTGGACCAGTACCTGCCGCCCAATGGGCACCCAGGCCATGTGGGCAGCTACTCAGCAGCTGGCTATGGGCTGGGCAGTGCCCTGGCTGTGGCTAGTGGACACTCTGCCTGGATCTCGAAGCCGCCAGGCGTGGCTCTGCCCACGGTCTCGCCACCTGGGGTGGATGCCAAAGCCCAGGTGAAGACGGAGACCGCGGGGCCCCAGGGGCCCCCGCACTACACCGACCAGCCATCCACCTCGCAGATCGCCTACACCTCCCTCAGTCTGCCCCACTATGGCTCCGCCTTCCCCTCCATCTCGCGCCCCCAGTTTGACTACTCTGACCATCAGCCCTCAGGACCCTATTACGGCCATTCGGGCCAGGCCTCTGGCCTCTACTCGGCCTTCTCCTACATGGGGCCCTCGCAGCGGCCCCTCTACACGGCCATCTCTGACCCCAGCCCCTCAGGGCCCCAGTCCCACAGCCCCACACATTGGGAGCAGCCAGTATATACGACGCTGTCTCGGCCTTAA